The nucleotide sequence ACTCCGTCGACCGAGCAGATCAACTCGAAAAACTCCCGCTCGATTTCGCTCAAAAAGCCGATCAACCGCGGCGTCAAGCGGCCATGGGCCGGGTTGCCTTCCAGATAATCAATGGTGTGCAAGCTCACCTGCTGGCCGATGCAGCCTTGCAGTTGCCGCCGCGTGAATTCGGGAATGCGGACCTCATATTCGAACGCCCCGATGCCCAGCGTCAACGAATCGTCGGCGATCGAGAGAAGTTGCCCGGTGATTTTGGTGATCATGGCGGGAAAGTCTAACCGAGCGGGGTCCGCAAAACAACCGCCCCGCGGGGCGTGTCGTAGCGGTCATCGCGATCGCGCCGTCTTTGATCGCACGGAACCTGATGGCGGGCGGCCGCGTGTCTTGTCGGAGGCCAAATAGCAACCTATGACTCTGAGGGGCAGTATTTCACCGGGAACTCAAACATGCAAACGTCGATTCCGGGCAGCATTGCCCCTCATGGTTACTCGATGGAAGCGTCGCCTGCCAACCTTTGCCTCAACCGGCCGAAAACTTCCGTCGAGGCCGAGAACAAGCAGGTCGTCAAGCGTATCTGGAACGAGCTCGTCAATGGCAGTTGCCGAGAATCGCTCACGGAGCTGGTCGGCACCGCATTTGTCGATCGTGCGCCGCTGCCCGGATTGTCTTCCGACTTCGACGGTTTGTGCGTGCGTCTGGACGTCCTTCATCGGGCGTTTCCTGACTTCCATTCCACCATCATGGACCTGATCGCGGAGGACGACAAAGTCGTTGCCGTCGTCGAATCGACGGGCACGCACCGAGGAGATTTTCTGGGTATGCCCGCCACGGGACGGCGCTTCACGATTCAAGAGATCCAGATCCTGAGAATCCTTGACGGCAAAATGGTCGAGCACTGGCAGG is from Pirellulales bacterium and encodes:
- a CDS encoding ester cyclase, which codes for MQTSIPGSIAPHGYSMEASPANLCLNRPKTSVEAENKQVVKRIWNELVNGSCRESLTELVGTAFVDRAPLPGLSSDFDGLCVRLDVLHRAFPDFHSTIMDLIAEDDKVVAVVESTGTHRGDFLGMPATGRRFTIQEIQILRILDGKMVEHWQVADVYGMLVQLGFANSPSTAAR